Within Trichoderma atroviride chromosome 2, complete sequence, the genomic segment TTCCATCAATGCAGAATGGATCAAGCAATTACGCCAAGGCGAGGGCGCCACGCAGCGATCGGATAGACGGCTGCGGCTACTGCGAGGACGAAGCCCATCTCCATAAAATGCGAATGGGGAAAATGAAGAATGCCCAGAAGATGAACGGTGACAACTCCGCCACTGGCATGTTTTTGCAGCTCTCAGCGGTCGGCGTGCATATTTCCAGCGCGTTTAGCGACTGCTTACAGGGGGCCGGCTCTGTTCCCTGCTGGCCACGCGCGCCAGATGGAGCTCCAGGCTGCTTAGTTTCAGGGCGGGCCATTCCAGAGGCGGCTTGGAACTGGGCAAAAGAGGCCAAGTCGAGAAAGCGGTTTGCCCGCTACTGATGACACTTGACAGTCCGTCTTAACCGAGTGAatcgcctctcttctttcttctacctcttttttctttgtcattGAATTTGAGAAGAAACTGGGGTTCTTGGAATAGAGAGCTCCAAATACGGCATATGTCGAGACGCTAAGCTTTCAATGGTTCTAGTAAATCGACTTGATGAAATGACATTTATAGTTTAAAGTGCTAGCCAAGAAATGAACAAGGCAGCAAGCCCAATTCAATCGGCGGTATCATATATACACGTACTTGACAACTACTATGGAATTGCAAATAGTGGCAAGGCGGGAGATGATTCAGATAGAGAGCGAATATCAAGGACGGGCAACTGCGCCTTGATTCACAGCACAGACCCACGAACCATTCTTCCAAAGATCCTTTGAGAAAGCCCCATTTGCtctgaagaaaaaagagaaagaaacaagagcaCAGAGCACAGAAAGCGGGAACTGGTGCGGTGGCTCGAGCGCGGGCCTTCCGGCCGAGCCGGCGAAATCATCGGACAATGGAGCCGAGACTGGGACAGGACAAGAGACGGTCACCAACGCTGTTGGCTCGGCCTCAGGTAGGTCAGTGCAGGAGACTAAAGATTGCTGAAGATTTCCAGAAATGGAATCACCATTGAGAGCAGTTTAGCTGGGCCGCGGCGTGGCTTGTGGGCGCATCACCACCCGCCATCAGATCGGCTCACAACCAACCAACTGGAAGCATCAATCGCTCTTCTCTGGCTCTTCCGCAGACCTTCCAGCTGCCAGCCTACTGAATGAACCACTCAGGAACGCTCGTCCCCTTTCTTCGTCCCGCATGCAGCTAGGCCGCGCATCCATCGTGCATCGCAACTGACTCGGCCACGTGGAGTCCATGTCTCCTTTGGGCACGTCGTGTTAGTCAGAATCACCAGATGGTCCCTTTTCCGTCGCACAGGCAGTTCGCCGAACTTCGTATCCAGCATGGGCTCCCTTGAGCACTAGCAGCGGCGTACTCTAGTTGCATGAAGCCATCTCTCACAAATCACAAAAGCAGTCAATAGTTTGCACATGGGGGATCATTAGTCGCGTATGAACGTTTTGTTTTGCATCCATGCACACTTGGCCACGCTTTTTATCGTCTTCTAAAGTTCTCTATGGGACAATCAAAGCGTgggatgaaaaaaaaaaaaaatagaagcTGTCCATCCGGGTATCACACCTCCTTGAGTCTTATACAATACAACAAACGGCCACTAGCCTAGACTAGCAGATGAACCCCATCAATCCTACATGCGAGCCGATTggctcatcgccatcgtgcTTTTCCCATCATTCATTGCAAGGCATATCGATGAGTGTAAACATTAGAGGTTTATGCGTTGAAATAACGCAATAAACcaaaataagaagaagaaaagtgaagaaaaaaagattaagaAAAATTGCGccaaacaaaacaagtcGTATCTGAGTAGGAAATCaaaacttttcttcttctatcgGCTATTCAGGCTCGGTGTGGTCGTATTCACTCGAGCCTCTTTGATATCAAAGTCGACCTGAACGTAGATTCCGTCGCCGCCTTCGCCATGCCTGCTGCCAGCCATAGCCGAAGTCTCAGCGCCGTACTTTTGGCCCTCCTCCTGTTCGCTCCCCAGTATGCTGTGCTGGCTGTTGGTCTGGAATCGCAGGTTGCTCAGAGCAGTGCCTCGAGAGCGAAAAGAGCTGGTTTTGCGTCCATAGTGGGACGCGCCGCTCGTCTGTGAATCGTCCTTTTTGAAGACGATCTTGTCGAACAGCGGCTTGGCTCCAGGGACGGAGAGGGCGATGAGAGTCGCCCCTATCTCGGATGCCTCGACGCCCAGCATGGGATCGTATGACCATGATTCGTCCGTTTCCCACTGtccgaggatgacgaggaccAGTCGAGCAATCGATATCGCAATGACTCTGCAAAGCATATATTAGTCAAACATCACTCAAGAAGCACCAAGCTAGGCGCTTCCAAATCGGTTGAGCGAccaaggaaaaagaatcaaGCCACTTACGCGACACCCGGCAGCAGAATGCCGGCCAGCTGAATCTTACGCTTACGAGACATCTCCAATGTCCGCAGCATCGCAATGGGAATGCCGAATAGAAGCAAGTCGCAGAGGAGGGACACCGAGGAGTTGACGCTGTAAACTATACCCCATTGCAGGCAGGTATAGCGAGGAGCAACAGGCTCCCATCCGTACGGCCAATAGCCCGTCACCGGTTTACAGTGGAAGATGAGCAGGAAGATCTGGGGCAGGAAGCCGGCGACCAGGATGCAAAAGACAAccttgatggcgatgaggaagTTGTTGTGAAGCCCGCAGACTCTGTAGTAGAATGCCAGACCGGATACACGGCATAGCAAGAGGGCCGTCGTGTAGAGGATATGCGCGACGAAATCCAGCACCTGCGTCCGAAGCACCGTGGGGACATCCAGCACGTATTCTATAAAGGCAAAATGCCTGCCGGAGCCCAGGTTGATGAGCTCAATGCTTAATCCAACGAAGCATATCAACAGGGCCTAGTAGATACAAGAAAAGACAAATCTCGAGTCAGTTCTCTGTTTATGCTTGCCGCTTCGCGTTGAACAAGGCAAGTATTAGGGGGTTGTGCATGTAGGCACATGTACTTACCAGTGACACTGCGGCCAGCACATCGTCAATGCCAATACGCTGCACGATATACGATCGAGATATCAGCCGTGTGACTACGACCAGAAACGTCAGGGCcgtgacgaagacgatgccgATAATCGACGGTCGGTCACGGCTTTCGCCCAAGTATTCGGCCGTGATGCCCGGTGGGACATTCCCATCCGCGATGGCCTGCTGAATGCGAGAGTCCACCATTATCCACAGGTAAGCAGAGGGCCGTTGGCTCCCGCAGTCGCgattagaaaaaaaacgtgGGAAAAGCGCCCGTAAGACGTGTGCCAAAATCGTCTGGTATGTCGTCCCGCGGTCCACCCGTATAATACAGTGTACGTATTATACAAAGTGTTTTTTTGGCTCCTACATGTAGGCAGTTCCAACAACAAAGATGGAGGCGGCAACTCCTgccgagaagaaaagaaaggaaaggaaaaaagtaaatGAATGATATCCGCAGAGGTCGATCCCAGTGGGTGGCGAGGGGCCCTGACTGATATGTATGTAATGGACGATTTTGGGCTTGTGCCCGGGAGGCTCCGTCCAGGCCGCCCGCCCACAAATTCCTCTACGAGCAAAGCATCTTGACCTTTTTTTCATGCAAGACTGGGGACCAGGATCATGCTAGCAAAGGGTTCCAGAAGGATGTGCGTGGCTGCGAAGCTTGGAACGACCACGCCAAGTGTAATCGACCTTGGCTAGCTTCGAATCCCGCGGCAGGAGAACAAAGTCCCGTGTATAAGAGCCAGAGGGCAAAAAAGAGGCTTGAGAAAAACTCTGGTGCCCACCATGATGAAATCTCCTATTTGCTCTCCATCCGACGGCCACAACTCTGCAGCGCCCTTTACTCGTTCCGGCACTTGTCTGCTCGAACTTAGTCCACCACCCGCTCGCGGTGGAGTTGTTTATCGCCGCAGCCATTTCTTCATCACGCACGGCTACCGTTACACCTGAGGAGGGGGGGGCCTAGTTCGCTGCAGATGCCAAAACCGGTCTACTGGGACAATTCAGAGAGCAATCCGATAGGCCGGCACGAGGGCCTCCTAAACCTCCTAACGCTCTACCAAGACCAGCCACAACGCCACCTAAATCACAGGCGTCGCAGACGGCTGAGCAGAATCGTTTTCATGGGCTGCGCGCTCAGTTTTTGTGGACGATTCAGTGTCTTGGTTTTTATTTGCGGAGAATGGGCCGAAGTCTTTTACAAATTAGTTGACAGCACAATAGGGCCAGGTCTAACCGAGCCCTTACTCCTGACGTTGTGCCTGAATTGCCTCCTCGTGGGCCAAAGTTTGACGGGCTCTGGGAAAAGGGCCGTATCGTGTCAGTAGTATCTGCAAGGTGACAAGATACGCACATTATCGGATACGCTTCTGCTCTTGACCATACTGTAGTATAACACAACAGATGCCTGATAGCCGCCCACATATCTCTTCCCCATCATCAGCAAGGATCCCAGTTGCTTGAGGGGCTGCCAGGGATTGGACATTTGGCCGCCAGGGACACGTCCGGATCTGACACCGGTGGGCAGATTTCAAATGATTGACACGGATAGCAGAGGCCGCCTCGCAAATAGATGACGCGGGCTGGCGAGCCGTCGATGGCGCCGCTGCTTTTCTTTCGTGGGCCCTGAGCGACGTCAACATCAACCGCGCGCAACTAGCCTGAGCCTTTTTTTCGTGACATGGCCTAGccagctttcttctctctctgcctctacctcttctcctcttgtcAGGTTCTTGTTCTGTTGGTTTCATATTTCATAATCTATAACACGGGAAAACGCCTCTTCAGTTCAGCCGGTTAGCCGTGCCATGTTGATTCAAGCATTGCCACCCACAAACCAACAATCCTTGCACCACGCTCGGCTCGTGGACGTGTAATAAAGCGCGAGACGCTGTCGATTATGCGGCCAAAAAAGGTTCAGCGCGCGCCACACAGCTCAATCGTTCGTTACAGTAGCAAAGCCCGCCTGCTTGATTGCCTCCCTTTTCGCAACTAGCAGAAAAAAGCTCGCGGCACCTCTCCGAAACGACCCCGTTGCAGAAGCTTCAAACGCTAGCGAACAGCCATGCCCCCTCCATCTTGGGCTCTGTTTACTGGAGATTTGATGACAGCTTCTCAGGGAGGGGGAGCGCGATACGACCCCTGTTGCTCTGGCGAAGCTGAATCGCAGTCTGCAGCACTATTGAATGATCCCCTGAACCTGCTTACAGTGACAGCAACGCGCCAGCGCCAAGTTTCTGCATGTGTGCCAAGAGAGCGTAGTGGGATGGTGGATGCCATGCAGTTCGTACTCGCCCCTGGCCTATGCCTGTTCCTCGGCAGCGTAACATCgctactgtacatgtacgctCTTTGGCTGCAGGTATGCACCCCGTATTGCCTTTTACCAATTCGATACCAGCTGCTCGGAGCAGCAGGTGGGATGTTTATCGACATAAGGTGATCTCGTTTGCTCCGGCTCTTGCCATGAGAGCCACTCTCGGCTGTCTCACACAAGTTACAACTTTGCAGGCTAGCGATGACAAGAGCCGGATGGAGACGCTCAGATCGAGTCCTCTAAACTCTGCGCGAGTCAGGCTCGCACACTCTCTTTGCCTGGGACGGGCCACTGACAGCCACGGTCCGCCCATCGGCATGATCAGCCCGTAAACGCGAAAATCAAGGTGCCCAGAATAGCCTCGATCCAGCCTAGCCAAGAGCCAGAGGCTTTCCACTTTAACGGTGGACTGAAGCTAAAACAGGAACTAGAGTGAACTAGAGGGCAGACAAGACCGATGGATTTTCATTTGACTAGCAATAGCATGTGCAAGTTGCTGTAGCAAGTGCTGCGACTTTTTTTCGTCTTGATTTCCCTCCAACCTCTGCCAAGTTGCCAAGTTACTCGAGGGCTTTATTAGTCGCCCTCtaaacagaaaagaagcggAACGCGTAGCCGGCTGCAGGCACGATTCACTAGGCCGATGCAAAGCAGAGCTTTAACTGGATCTGGGCTAACAAGGCCCTCTACTGCAGTCGTATATTGGCATCTATCCTTGGATCAACACCAATTCTTGGTCACAAGTAGTCGTACTAGTGGTGTTCCTGCAGCTTATACCACACCTCATTTACACAGGCTTGCTATTGCAAAGGCTAGCTGCTGTAGCAGGCAAACGAAGGCCTAGACCTGCTGAAATGTAACGGCGTCGGCATGGGGGTTTCTTGATAGTATGTGATGACTCGTTGCCTGCGCTGGATCAGGCCCAGAGCCGTCCTCCTTCTCAGTTTCCTTCTGCATGTTTACTTCATCTACGTATCGCAGGTATGAAACTCAGGGCTCGCTCTTGGATCAAGTTCTCGGCAAGTATTCCGTAATAGCACCTACTCTCATGGGATAGCGCCTATCCTGCTGCTGAGACCCTTGTAAGCATCTGTGTACTTGTAACCATCAACACGAAGGGACCTTGCATGCAGCCAGAACTCGCCCACGTGCAATTTCAGAGACAAGTGGCAGCATATTTGAaacctctcttctccctcgtCAAAGCATGCCCACCACCTCCTTGAAGAGTCAACAACAATATTAGGGAGCCATTGCTGCATGTATCCCACTTCAACCAGGATACTCCTCTCATGAAAGTCTGATTTAATAATCTTGACAAGCCGGTAACTGTACAGTGCATAAACGTGAGCAGAATGACACTGTAGCGATGTACCCCTACGATTCATGGTGCCGCAGTACTCAACTGTCAAACGCAATTAGCCAAATTGACGATGCCTTGCTTCTTAGCATCACCGGCAACTTCTCTGCCTGGAGAGCTAGTCCGCACCTTGTCTTGACAGGTCACCGGCCAGACACTAGTTGTTCATCCGGCTCGCTCTAAGCAGCGCTCCTATGTCAAGAATGGATATTTTCGCGCCGGCAGAGCCAGCCAagagctgagaagaagaaccaagGCAATAATCGCTTCACTATCACTGCTATTCCTTGCATGCTCACTCAGCCTCTGTGACTATTGCTGAGCCTGGGCCTCTTGCTGGCTCGCCTCCCCCCCTATCCTGCACTACTTTCAGCTCCATGTCTATAGTACTTACTTGGCGAGTCTAACGCCCGACGTATCATTCGGCAATTTTCCCCGCTGCACATGTAGGtattttttcccttttcatgTTCTTGGCTGACAATATTTCCGAAGACGGGATATTTGTTCTAAAGGCGCGTCTGGGCTGGGGTCAAATCTCCGATAGGAGCGAGCCCCCGGACTTTTTGTTGCCCAACGCGTTGGGATATTTTGTCTGGTTGCAACCCATCCATATGAGGCAGCTAGCCACACCAAAAGAAGTGTGACGTTTGTCAAACCGCCCAATGAGCTGAATTGATGAGTTTCTGTAATTTTTATTGCTACATGTTTCGAAATCTATCTTACGGTGTTTCATTCGCATCTAGCTGTAACATCTGCTGCAGGCAATAGCTGCTATATCAAAGTGCTGCATTATGGCGTGTGAGTACACGGTATGATTCTCGACCAAGAGACGGGAAGGCGTCTTCAGCCAATCTATTTAGTCATAAGAACAAGTACATGGCTATTTCAAGAGATCCGTCTGCATGTTATGGACGTAGTATGTTTTCTTATCTAGTGGTAAACTTTATCATAATAATTTCCATGTCTGGTCTTCTTGGACTTCTAGTATCCATGAGAGTTCTCTGCAAAGACTCACTGCTTATTTTAGTTCATAAATCGTTACTTCTCTGGGCTTACAAGCAATATTTATGCAAGATCATCGAGTAAGCTCCTTGATAGCAAATGGCACTGATATTTGTAGCAAAA encodes:
- a CDS encoding uncharacterized protein (EggNog:ENOG41~TransMembrane:7 (o33-53i65-86o114-135i147-169o196-219i231-255o275-294i)) produces the protein MVDSRIQQAIADGNVPPGITAEYLGESRDRPSIIGIVFVTALTFLVVVTRLISRSYIVQRIGIDDVLAAVSLALLICFVGLSIELINLGSGRHFAFIEYVLDVPTVLRTQVLDFVAHILYTTALLLCRVSGLAFYYRVCGLHNNFLIAIKVVFCILVAGFLPQIFLLIFHCKPVTGYWPYGWEPVAPRYTCLQWGIVYSVNSSVSLLCDLLLFGIPIAMLRTLEMSRKRKIQLAGILLPGVAVIAISIARLVLVILGQWETDESWSYDPMLGVEASEIGATLIALSVPGAKPLFDKIVFKKDDSQTSGASHYGRKTSSFRSRGTALSNLRFQTNSQHSILGSEQEEGQKYGAETSAMAGSRHGEGGDGIYVQVDFDIKEARVNTTTPSLNSR